The Oryzias melastigma strain HK-1 linkage group LG3, ASM292280v2, whole genome shotgun sequence genome contains a region encoding:
- the wdr59 gene encoding GATOR complex protein WDR59 isoform X2 (The sequence of the model RefSeq protein was modified relative to this genomic sequence to represent the inferred CDS: added 127 bases not found in genome assembly): MAARWSSENVVVEFRDAQATAMSVDCLGSHAVLSGRRFLYLVDLEAPSEPPRKIGRHSKWDVGTVQWNPHGSEAHVFAASSNQRVDLYSWRDGCGEAHSSLQGHTRVISDLDWSWFDPELLVTSSVDTYIYIWDTRDARKPMVALSAVAGASQVKWNRKNQNLLASSHDGDVRIWDKRKPNTAVEYVAAHLSKIHGLDWHPDSEFVFATSSQDNSVRFWDFRQPRKYLNILSCQVPVWKARYTPFSNGLVTVMVPQLRRENSLLLWSTLDLNSPVHAFVGHDDVVLEFQWRPQKAGSKDFQLVTWSRDQTLRIWRVDPQLQKLCVSDGVEDLMEGMSLTVETEKSPSSQGPEGQLGGDVLLDPAGSQSSTTRQDLAPGSGLTQTLQQEFSLVNQQIRNVNMEMDAMNRSCVVSAHFGSHQVHLVVKFPDQYPNNAAPTFQFVSPTTISSTMKTKIQKILRDTSLQKVKRNLNCLEPCVRQLVSCLESDMTQEDSPASGAFVLPNPVTPSLQAFPRVTNTYGSYQDANIPFPRTSGARFCGTGCLVYFTRPISMHRSAPAIEPTPRSLSALSAYHSGVLTPMKMRSESQSTLRLYSGSPTRSDKDTVSISSFYYKERKSRRFKTKREGTDYSNRPIKLAGKVIIQDISCLLPVHKTLGENYILNMSDIQETCQKNAAAALAVERRDVAKVWALASAATSQDLSPDPDPDTETPWARHPFGRRLLETLLDHYSHMSDVQTLAMLCSVFKAQAPPPDCTYGQLPRLPPHHPRYASFTSSSVTSGSCSSTSDSINASTWTAVRDPDHVSSWGEPSPDDYRYSGQAYTDPRERERDQHDMNKRLLDPANMPQFDDFKKCYGEILYRWGLRDKRADVLKFASCPPEPHKGIEFGVYCCHCRSQARGTQCAVCKRLTFQCAVCHVAVRGSSNFCLSCGHGGHTHHMMDWFRQQDECPAGCGCHCLLQSTF, encoded by the exons ATGGCGGCGCGCTGGAGCAGCGAGAATGTGGTGGTGGAGTTCCGGGACGCTCAG GCCACGGCCATGTCTGTGGACTGTCTGGGTTCTCATGCTGTTCTGTCCGG CCGCCGCTTCCTCTACTTGGTGGATCTGGAGGCGCCGTCAGAACCACCACGTAAAATTGGGCGCCACAGTAAGTGGGACGTGGGGACGGTCCAGTGGAACCCCCACGGGTCGGAGGCCCACGTCTTCGCCGCTTCG AGTAACCAGCGGGTGGACTTGTACTCGTGGAGGGACGGCTGTGGGGAGGCCCACTCCTCCCTGCAGGGACACACCCGCGTCATCAG TGATCTGGACTGGTCCTGGTTTGATCCAGAACTTCTGGTCACCAGCTCAGTGGACACGTACATCTACATCTGGGACACCAG AAACCCAACACGGCGGTGGAGTACGTAGCCGCTCACCTGTCCAAGATCCACGGCCTGGACTGGCATCCGGACAGCGAGTTTGTCTTCGCCACGTCCAGTCAGGACAACTCCGTGAGG TTCTGGGATTTCCGACAGCCCAGGAAGTACCTGAACATCCTGTCCTGCCAGGTACCGGTGTGGAAAGCCCGCTACACG CCGTTCTCCAACGGGCTGGTCACCGTGATGGTTCCTCAGCTCCGGAGGGAGAACAGCCTGCTGCTGTGGAGCACGCTCGACCTCAACAGCCCCGTGCACGCCTTCGTCGGCCACGACGACGTGGTTCTGGAGTTCCAGTGGAGGCCGCAAAAAGCAG GCTCCAAGGACTTCCAGCTGGTCACCTGGTCCAGAGACCAGACTCTGCGGATCTGGAGGGTGGATCCTCAGCTGCAGAAG CTGTGCGTCAGTGACGGCGTGGAGGACCTGATGGAGGGGATGTCTCTCACTGTGGAGACGGAGAAGTCTCCGTCCTCTCAGGGACCTGAGGGTCAGCTCGGTGGAGATGTTCTGCTGG ACCCGGCTGGCTCGCAGAGCTCCACGACTCGGCAGGACTTGGCGCCGGGTTCAGGTCTGACTCAGACTCTGCAGCAGGAGTTCTCTCTGGTCAACCAGCAGATCAGAAATGTGAACATGGAG ATGGACGCCATGAACCGCAGCTGCGTGGTGTCGGCGCACTTCGGCAGCCATCAGGTTCATCTGGTGGTCAAGTTTCCCGATCAGTATCCCAATAACGCCGCCCCCACCTTCCAGTTCGTCTCCCCCACGACCATCTCCTCCACCATGAAGACCAAGATCCAGAAG atCCTCAGGGACACGTCTCTGCAGAAGGTGAAGAGGAACCTCAACTGTCTGGAGCCGTGTGTCCGTCAGCTGGTGTCCTGCCTGGAGTCTGACATG ACGCAGGAGGACAGCCCGGCATCCGGCGCCTTTGTGCTGCCCAACCCCGTCACGCCATCGCTGCAGGCGTTCCCCCGAGTCACCAACACCTACGGCTCCTACCAG GACGCCAACATCCCGTTCCCTCGTACGTCCGGAGCTCGTTTCTGTGGCACCGGCTGTCTGGTTTACTTCACTCGACCAATCAGCATGCACCGCTCGGCCCCCGCCATCGAACCCACCCCCAG GTCCCTGTCGGCGCTGTCGGCCTATCACAGCGGCGTTCTGACCCCCATGAAGATGCGCTCCGAGTCCCAGAGCACCCTGCGGCTGTACAGCGGCAGCCCCACGCGCTCCGACAAAGACACCGTCTCCATCTCCTCCTTCTACTACAAAGAACGG AAATCACGCCGCTTCAAGACGAAGCGGGAGGGGACGGACTACAGCAACCGGCCCATCAAACTGGCGGGAAAAGTCATCATCCAGGACATCTCCTGCCTGCTGCCGGTCCACAAAACCCTGGGAGAGAACTACAT TCTCAACATGAGCGACATCCAGGAAACGTGTCAGAAGAATGCCGCGGCGGCGCTGGCGGTCGAGCGCAGGGACGTGGCGAAG GTCTGGGCTCTGGCCTCCGCAGCCACCAGTCAGGACCTGAGTCCAGATCCCGACCCGGACACGGAGACGCCCTGGGCCAGACATCCGTTTGGGCGCCGCCTGCTGGAGACGCT ATTGGATCACTACAGTCACATGAGCGACGTCCAGACTCTGGCCATGCTGTGCAGCGTGTTCAAGGCccaggctccgcccccagactgcACGTACGGACAGCTGCCGCGCCTGCCCCCACACCACCCCCGATAC GCCAGCTTCACCTCCAGCTCCGTCACGTCCGGCTCCTGCTCCAGCACCTCCGACTCCATCAACGCCAGCACCTGGACTGCAG TTCGAGACCCCGACCACGTCAGCTCCTGGGGGGAGCCTTCGCCGGACGACTACCGCTACAGCGGCCAGGCCTACACGGACCCTCGGGAACGCGAGCGAGACCAGCACGACATGAACAAGAG GCTGCTGGACCCCGCCAACATGCCGCAGTTTGACGACTTCAAGAAGTGCTACGGCGAGATCCTGTACCGCTGGGGCCTGAGGGACAAGAGAGCCGACGTGCTGAAGTTCGCTTCCTGCCCGCCAGAACCCCACAAAGGCATCG AGTTCGGCGTGTACTGCTGCCACTGCCGCAGCCAAGCCCGCGGGACGCAGTGCGCCGTCTGCAAGCGCCTGACGTTCCAGTGCGCCGTCTGCCACGTGGCCGTCCGCGGATCCTCCAACTTCTGCCTGAGCTGCGGGCACGGAGGCCACACCCACCACATGATGGACTGGTTCCGCCAGCAGGACGAGTGTCCGGCCGGCTGCGGCTGCCACTGCCTGCTGCAGAGCACCTTCTGA
- the wdr59 gene encoding GATOR complex protein WDR59 isoform X1 (The sequence of the model RefSeq protein was modified relative to this genomic sequence to represent the inferred CDS: added 127 bases not found in genome assembly) produces MAARWSSENVVVEFRDAQATAMSVDCLGSHAVLSGRRFLYLVDLEAPSEPPRKIGRHSKWDVGTVQWNPHGSEAHVFAASSNQRVDLYSWRDGCGEAHSSLQGHTRVISDLDWSWFDPELLVTSSVDTYIYIWDTRDARKPMVALSAVAGASQVKWNRKNQNLLASSHDGDVRIWDKRKPNTAVEYVAAHLSKIHGLDWHPDSEFVFATSSQDNSVRFWDFRQPRKYLNILSCQVPVWKARYTPFSNGLVTVMVPQLRRENSLLLWSTLDLNSPVHAFVGHDDVVLEFQWRPQKAGSKDFQLVTWSRDQTLRIWRVDPQLQKLCVSDGVEDLMEGMSLTVETEKSPSSQGPEGQLGGDVLLDPAGSQSSTTRQDLAPGSGLTQTLQQEFSLVNQQIRNVNMEMDAMNRSCVVSAHFGSHQVHLVVKFPDQYPNNAAPTFQFVSPTTISSTMKTKIQKILRDTSLQKVKRNLNCLEPCVRQLVSCLESDMTQEDSPASGAFVLPNPVTPSLQAFPRVTNTYGSYQDANIPFPRTSGARFCGTGCLVYFTRPISMHRSAPAIEPTPRSLSALSAYHSGVLTPMKMRSESQSTLRLYSGSPTRSDKDTVSISSFYYKERKLPVSASRRWSVQTLYDWPKSRRFKTKREGTDYSNRPIKLAGKVIIQDISCLLPVHKTLGENYILNMSDIQETCQKNAAAALAVERRDVAKVWALASAATSQDLSPDPDPDTETPWARHPFGRRLLETLLDHYSHMSDVQTLAMLCSVFKAQAPPPDCTYGQLPRLPPHHPRYASFTSSSVTSGSCSSTSDSINASTWTAVRDPDHVSSWGEPSPDDYRYSGQAYTDPRERERDQHDMNKRLLDPANMPQFDDFKKCYGEILYRWGLRDKRADVLKFASCPPEPHKGIEFGVYCCHCRSQARGTQCAVCKRLTFQCAVCHVAVRGSSNFCLSCGHGGHTHHMMDWFRQQDECPAGCGCHCLLQSTF; encoded by the exons ATGGCGGCGCGCTGGAGCAGCGAGAATGTGGTGGTGGAGTTCCGGGACGCTCAG GCCACGGCCATGTCTGTGGACTGTCTGGGTTCTCATGCTGTTCTGTCCGG CCGCCGCTTCCTCTACTTGGTGGATCTGGAGGCGCCGTCAGAACCACCACGTAAAATTGGGCGCCACAGTAAGTGGGACGTGGGGACGGTCCAGTGGAACCCCCACGGGTCGGAGGCCCACGTCTTCGCCGCTTCG AGTAACCAGCGGGTGGACTTGTACTCGTGGAGGGACGGCTGTGGGGAGGCCCACTCCTCCCTGCAGGGACACACCCGCGTCATCAG TGATCTGGACTGGTCCTGGTTTGATCCAGAACTTCTGGTCACCAGCTCAGTGGACACGTACATCTACATCTGGGACACCAG AAACCCAACACGGCGGTGGAGTACGTAGCCGCTCACCTGTCCAAGATCCACGGCCTGGACTGGCATCCGGACAGCGAGTTTGTCTTCGCCACGTCCAGTCAGGACAACTCCGTGAGG TTCTGGGATTTCCGACAGCCCAGGAAGTACCTGAACATCCTGTCCTGCCAGGTACCGGTGTGGAAAGCCCGCTACACG CCGTTCTCCAACGGGCTGGTCACCGTGATGGTTCCTCAGCTCCGGAGGGAGAACAGCCTGCTGCTGTGGAGCACGCTCGACCTCAACAGCCCCGTGCACGCCTTCGTCGGCCACGACGACGTGGTTCTGGAGTTCCAGTGGAGGCCGCAAAAAGCAG GCTCCAAGGACTTCCAGCTGGTCACCTGGTCCAGAGACCAGACTCTGCGGATCTGGAGGGTGGATCCTCAGCTGCAGAAG CTGTGCGTCAGTGACGGCGTGGAGGACCTGATGGAGGGGATGTCTCTCACTGTGGAGACGGAGAAGTCTCCGTCCTCTCAGGGACCTGAGGGTCAGCTCGGTGGAGATGTTCTGCTGG ACCCGGCTGGCTCGCAGAGCTCCACGACTCGGCAGGACTTGGCGCCGGGTTCAGGTCTGACTCAGACTCTGCAGCAGGAGTTCTCTCTGGTCAACCAGCAGATCAGAAATGTGAACATGGAG ATGGACGCCATGAACCGCAGCTGCGTGGTGTCGGCGCACTTCGGCAGCCATCAGGTTCATCTGGTGGTCAAGTTTCCCGATCAGTATCCCAATAACGCCGCCCCCACCTTCCAGTTCGTCTCCCCCACGACCATCTCCTCCACCATGAAGACCAAGATCCAGAAG atCCTCAGGGACACGTCTCTGCAGAAGGTGAAGAGGAACCTCAACTGTCTGGAGCCGTGTGTCCGTCAGCTGGTGTCCTGCCTGGAGTCTGACATG ACGCAGGAGGACAGCCCGGCATCCGGCGCCTTTGTGCTGCCCAACCCCGTCACGCCATCGCTGCAGGCGTTCCCCCGAGTCACCAACACCTACGGCTCCTACCAG GACGCCAACATCCCGTTCCCTCGTACGTCCGGAGCTCGTTTCTGTGGCACCGGCTGTCTGGTTTACTTCACTCGACCAATCAGCATGCACCGCTCGGCCCCCGCCATCGAACCCACCCCCAG GTCCCTGTCGGCGCTGTCGGCCTATCACAGCGGCGTTCTGACCCCCATGAAGATGCGCTCCGAGTCCCAGAGCACCCTGCGGCTGTACAGCGGCAGCCCCACGCGCTCCGACAAAGACACCGTCTCCATCTCCTCCTTCTACTACAAAGAACGG AAGCTCCCAGTGTCCGCCTCTCGTCGCTGGTCTGTCCAAACCCTCTATGATTGGCCG AAATCACGCCGCTTCAAGACGAAGCGGGAGGGGACGGACTACAGCAACCGGCCCATCAAACTGGCGGGAAAAGTCATCATCCAGGACATCTCCTGCCTGCTGCCGGTCCACAAAACCCTGGGAGAGAACTACAT TCTCAACATGAGCGACATCCAGGAAACGTGTCAGAAGAATGCCGCGGCGGCGCTGGCGGTCGAGCGCAGGGACGTGGCGAAG GTCTGGGCTCTGGCCTCCGCAGCCACCAGTCAGGACCTGAGTCCAGATCCCGACCCGGACACGGAGACGCCCTGGGCCAGACATCCGTTTGGGCGCCGCCTGCTGGAGACGCT ATTGGATCACTACAGTCACATGAGCGACGTCCAGACTCTGGCCATGCTGTGCAGCGTGTTCAAGGCccaggctccgcccccagactgcACGTACGGACAGCTGCCGCGCCTGCCCCCACACCACCCCCGATAC GCCAGCTTCACCTCCAGCTCCGTCACGTCCGGCTCCTGCTCCAGCACCTCCGACTCCATCAACGCCAGCACCTGGACTGCAG TTCGAGACCCCGACCACGTCAGCTCCTGGGGGGAGCCTTCGCCGGACGACTACCGCTACAGCGGCCAGGCCTACACGGACCCTCGGGAACGCGAGCGAGACCAGCACGACATGAACAAGAG GCTGCTGGACCCCGCCAACATGCCGCAGTTTGACGACTTCAAGAAGTGCTACGGCGAGATCCTGTACCGCTGGGGCCTGAGGGACAAGAGAGCCGACGTGCTGAAGTTCGCTTCCTGCCCGCCAGAACCCCACAAAGGCATCG AGTTCGGCGTGTACTGCTGCCACTGCCGCAGCCAAGCCCGCGGGACGCAGTGCGCCGTCTGCAAGCGCCTGACGTTCCAGTGCGCCGTCTGCCACGTGGCCGTCCGCGGATCCTCCAACTTCTGCCTGAGCTGCGGGCACGGAGGCCACACCCACCACATGATGGACTGGTTCCGCCAGCAGGACGAGTGTCCGGCCGGCTGCGGCTGCCACTGCCTGCTGCAGAGCACCTTCTGA